In Podospora pseudopauciseta strain CBS 411.78 chromosome 3, whole genome shotgun sequence, one genomic interval encodes:
- the CIT1 gene encoding citrate (Si)-synthase (EggNog:ENOG503NU5Z; COG:H): MAPAMRLTSSALRASLKASSFATKQTAFTAARCYSSKTQTLKERFAELLPEKIEEIKALRKEHGSKVVDKVTLDQVYGGARGIKCLVWEGSVLDAEEGIRFRGKTIPECQQVLPKAPGGSEPLPEGLFWLLLTGEVPTEQQVRDLSADWAARAEIPKFVEELIDRCPSDLHPMAQFSMAVTALEQTSSFARAYAKGINKKEYWGYTFEDSMDLIAKLPTIAARIYQNVFKGGKVAPVQKDKDYSFNFANQLGFGNNADFIELMRLYLTIHTDHEGGNVSAHTTHLVGSALSSPFLSLAAGLNGLAGPLHGLANQEVLNWLTEMKKVIGDDISDESITKYLWDTLNSGRVVPGYGHAVLRKTDPRYSAQREFAQKHMSEDPMFKLVSQVYKIAPKVLTEHGKTKNPYPNVDAHSGVLLQYYGLTEANYYTVLFGVSRAIGVLPQLIIDRAVGAPIERPKSFSTEKWIEICKKL; encoded by the exons ATGGCTCCTGCGATGCGCCTGACTTCCTCCGCCCTCCGGGCTTCGTTGAAGGCTTCGTCCTTTGCGACCAAGCAGACTGCCTTCACTGCTGCCCGCTGCTACTCCTCCAAGACCCAG ACCCTCAAGGAGCGCTTCGCCGAGCTCCTCCCCGAGAAGAtcgaggagatcaaggctcTCAGAAA GGAGCATGGCTCCAAGGTTGTTGACAAGGTCACTCTCGACCAGGTCTATGGCGGTGCCCGTGGCATCAAGTGCCTCGTCTGGGAGGGTTCTGTCCTCGACGCCGAGGAGGGCATCCGTTTCCGCGGCAAGACCATCCCCGAGTGCCAGCAGGTCCTCCCCAAGGCCCCCGGCGGCAGCGAGCCCCTTCCCGAGGGTCTCTTCTGGCTCCTCCTCACGGGTGAGGTTCCCACCGAGCAGCAGGTCCGCGACCTCTCTGCCGACTGGGCTGCCCGCGCCGAGATCCCCAAGTTCGTTGAGGAGTTGATCGACCGCTGCCCCAGCGACCTCCACCCAATGGCTCAGTTCTCCATGGCCGTCACTGCTCTCGAGCAGACCTCTTCCTTCGCCCGTGCCTACGCCAAGGGCATCAACAAGAAGGAATACTGGGGATACACCTTTGAGGACTCCATGGACCTCATCGCCAAGCTCCCCACCATCGCTGCCCGCATCTACCAGAACGTCTTCAAGGGCGGCAAGGTCGCTCCCGTCCAGAAGGACAAGGACTATTCCTTCAACTTCGCCAACCAGCTCGGCTTCGGCAACAACGCTGACTTCATTGAGCTCATGCGTCTCTACCTCACCATCCACACCGACCACGAGGGTGGAAACGTCAGCGCCCACACCACTCACCTTGTCGGCTCTGCTCTCAGCTCCCCCTTCCTGTCCCTCGCTGCCGGTCTCAACGGTCTTGCCGGTCCCCTCCACGGCCTCGCCAACCAGGAGGTGCTCAACTGGCTCACCGAGATGAAGAAGGTCATTGGTGACGATATCTCCGATGAGAGCATCACCAAGTACCTCTGGGACACCCTCAACTCCGGCCGTGTCGTCCCCGGTTACGGCCACGCCGTCCTCCGCAAGACCGACCCCCGCTACTCTGCCCAGCGCGAGTTCGCCCAGAAGCACATGTCTGAGGACCCCATGTTCAAGCTCGTCAGCCAGGTCTACAAGATCGCCCCCAAGGTTCTTACCGAGCACGGCAAGACCAAGAACCCCTACCCCAACGTCGATGCCCACTCCGGTGTCCTCCTCCAGTACTATGGTCTCACCGAGGCTAACTACTACACCGTCCTCTTCGGTGTCTCCCGCGCCATTGGTGTCCTTCCCCAGCTTATCATTGACCGCGCCGTCGGTGCCCCCATTGAGAG GCCCAAGTCTTTCTCCACCGAGAAGTGGATCGAGATCTGCAAGAAGTTGTAA
- a CDS encoding hypothetical protein (EggNog:ENOG503NWI7; COG:A; BUSCO:EOG092629WA): MTSSPVAELEAGLQALLSLKAPGVSGSRISNLTALCVNNPQSESVIVQKFYTHLKKTPGTHKLGVLYVVDQVAREWLKKAKALGQFPINSSAQDGTYAAGVHRLTELMPTLMNDSISAAPEDQKDKIKKLLDIWEKGETFPAAMVSSWREKLNAPQPTLQSTTPPGSPPPNLMASLGIGSKPPAPPATQSNPLNILETLANLARQNAPSTQSNHSAGPVPAPAPPAAPVQAPVQAPAPTAAPAPAPLPAALYGILGSQPGNSAMQPAAPPVNMSTLPHAFPPPMAAPQPAHFPPPAAPPVLNGAANPAANPAAVQLLSALLAQGVPVEQIASVMQLMTQNTAATGSPAVPQTGFPQPPQAAYPGYPAPPVSAGPGPAPWEAPRHAADSRDRNGYHSPGRVPRGRSRSRSPGRWDARDSPRSRRNDRGGFDYNRPASPNRGYNDDRGYRQRSPQGRRGSPSDNFSRQQQQQQQGPPQPNGEKWVDHDPTVPPGHFKVLSRTLFVGGVMVSEPELREIFSRFGEVQSAIVHKEKRHAFVKMYYRKDAEKAKAAMSEGGARGNELRTKWGVGFGPRDCSDYGTGISVIPIQKLTEADRKWVLTAPYGGSGGRPIVTGMVVEEPDIEIGAGVSSKAISRRMQTDKGGSHGPKSSRREEDHHHDGGYQGGGGGGGGRGGWGGGKKDRGGRGGGFDGKRGSHGGNGNQQNGDDPIVMELPPGIQMSRNGPVFQGFNGGY; encoded by the exons ATGACATCGTCACCGGTAGCAGAGCTCGAGGCTGGGCTGCAAGCCTTGCTCAGCCTCAAGGCTCCAGGCGTATCTGGTTCTCGGATCTCAAATCTTACTGCACTTTGCGTCAACAACCCACAG TCTGAGTCGGTCATCGTCCAAAAATTCTATACACATCTCAAGAAAACGCCCGGAACACACAAGCTGGGCGTCCTCTACGTCGTAGACCAAGTAGCACGGGagtggttgaagaaggccaaggctcTGGGACAGTTTCCCATAAATTCTTCAGCGCAAGATGGCACATATGCTGCGGGCGTGCATAGATTGACTGAACTCATGCCCACTCTGATGAACGACAGCATCTCGGCGGCTCCAGAAGATCAAAAG gacaagatcaagaaaCTGCTCGATATTTGGGAGAAGGGCGAGACGTTTCCCGCTGCCATGGTTAGTTCCTGGCGGGAGAAGCTCAATGCTCCCCAGCCGACAC TCcaatcaacaacacctcccggaagccctccccccaacctgATGGCTTCGCTTGGTATTGGAAGCAAGCCGCCTGCACCGCCAGCAACGCAAAGCAACCCTCTAAACATTCTTGAGACCCTTGCCAACCTGGCTCGCCAAAATGCGCCCAGTACACAGAGTAATCACTCGGCCGGGCCAGTCCCGGCTCCGGCCCCTCCTGCGGCCCCAGTCCAAGCTCCAGTTCAAGCCCCGGCCCCGACTGCGGCTCCGGCCCCTGCCCCGCTGCCTGCAGCCTTGTACGGCATCCTTGGTAGCCAGCCTGGCAATAGCGCCATGCAGCCTGCTGCTCCGCCTGTCAACATGTCCACATTGCCACATgcctttccaccacccatgGCAGCTCCTCAGCCTGCCCATTTCCCACCACCCGCAGCACCTCCAGTGCTGAATGGTGCGGCCAATCCAGCTGCCAATCCGGCGGCCGTCCAGCTATTGAGCGCCTTGCTGGCCCAAGGTGTACCTGTCGAACAAATCGCCAGCGTAATGCAGCTCATGACCCAAAACACTGCGGCTACCGGATCTCCAGCCGTCCCACAAACCGGCTTCCCGCAGCCACCTCAAGCCGCTTACCCTGGCTACCCAGCTCCTCCCGTCAGTGCCGGCCCTGGTCCAGCCCCCTGGGAAGCGCCCAGACATGCAGCCGACTCCCGTGATCGCAACGGCTATCACTCACCAGGGCGTGTTCCCCGCGGTAGATCCCGCTCCCGCTCGCCGGGACGCTGGGACGCCAGAGACTCACCCCGATCCCGCCGCAACGACCGCGGAGGATTCGACTACAACCGCCCAGCCTCGCCAAACCGGGGTTACAATGATGATAGGGGATATCGCCAGCGCTCGCCCCAGGGCAGGAGAGGTAGCCCATCAGATAACTTTTcccgccaacaacagcaacaacaacaagggcCGCCACAGCCCAACGGAGAAAAATGGGTCGATCACGACCCTACCGTTCCCCCTGGCCACTTCAAGGTCTTGTCGCGAACCCTTTTCGTTGGCGGGGTCATGGTTTCCGAACCCGAATTACGGGAAATCTTCTCTCGCTTCGGCGAGGTCCAAAGTGCCATTGTTCACAAGGAGAAGAGACACGCCTTTGTGAAAATGTATTACAGGAAAGATGCCGAAAAGGCCAAGGCGGCCATGTCGGAGGGGGGGGCGAGGGGGAACGAGCTCCGGACGAAGTGGGGAGTGGGCTTTGGGCCCCGGGATTGCAGTGATTACGGCACTGGAATTTCTGTTATTCCTATTCAAAAGCTCACGGAAGCGGATAGGAAGTGGGTGTTGACTGCGCCGTACGGCGGTAGTGGCGGGAGGCCAATTGTGacggggatggtggtggaggagccagATATTGAGATTGGTGCGGGGGTGTCGAGTAAGGCGATCTCTAGGAGGATGCAAACTGATAAAGGCGGGAGTCACGGGCCTAAGTCAAGTAGGCGGGAGGAGGACCATCACCATGATGGGGGGTatcagggtggtggtggtggcggtggtgggagagggggatggggaggagggaagaaggataggggtggaaggggagggggttttgatgggaagaggggaagtCATGGCGGGAATGGGAACCAACAGAATGGCGATGATCCAATTGTTATGGAATTGCCGCCGGGAATCCAAATGAGTAGGAATGGGCCGGTCTTTCAGGGGTTTAATGGCGGTTATTAG
- a CDS encoding hypothetical protein (COG:S; EggNog:ENOG503NXGF), whose product MAGNPVNLNGLASFTPAASAAAPATVSALNRRGGKGPRALAPGSGGVGGEFGSSNGESSTASASISSTITTPMSSVNTDGTANSNLPDNTADDVGTGGISKKRKAVPGSRGVANLTPEQLAKKRANDRDAQRAIRERQRLKIEQYEREIRELKSQQPYLELQAAVRQREAVEAELAEVKACLASIMHLVQPLLAKGSPIVGQQHPAPLPSPAQTHHPSLHHQQHGLVAPTRTSVGFSGSGPGSVASPGSVGTHGRWHNSMSPVVTPMCTEGQQHQQHPHQPHQLQQPQPSSQAGILAQQRHDLGHGLDLGSDRLGLEFLLDPAQKIARIHQNAAAAASTQCHHQVPLLIPPTQTPFTKPTQPPPLPQHQPREEEEDDDDDDEDFFTLPLNSPPTCPLDSILLDFLSERRHLLSLPSSHANDVLGPPYPSISSLLNPSTPSHPLSKVFTDILARFPGLSRLPERAAVLYLMFLLMRWQVSPTRENWERIPEYFRPGGLQRRKRHPAWVDYIPWGGMRERIVQMYDDDTEEGGIEFEDFFIPFTGTLRVGWGEEGEGEGGCVLLRQKEKGGVAGVGDGMVINPAFETHVRRLESWSLGGGFERAFPGLGGTYKLRRG is encoded by the exons ATGGCCGGGAACCCTGTCAATTTGAATGGCCTTGCATCATTCACACCCGCCgcatctgctgctgcacccGCAACGGTCTCGGCCCTCAATagaaggggaggaaaagggcCACGAGCATTGGCGCCCGGGTCCGGAGGTGTCGGTGGTGAATtcggcagcagcaatggGGAATCGTCAACCGCGTCTGCGTCTATTTCCTCAACGATAACGACGCCAATGAGCAGTGTGAACACCGACGGGACTGccaacagcaacctcccGGACAACACGGCAGACGATGTCGGCACCGGTGGAATCTCCAAAAAGCGCAAGGCGGTCCCGGGATCGAGAGGAGTTGCGAACTTGACCCCGGagcagctggccaagaaaCGGGCGAATG ATCGTGACGCACAGCGTGCTATCCGAGAGAGGCAGCGCCTCAAGATTGAGCAGTATGAGCGGGAGATTCGTGAGCTCAAGTCTCAGCAGCCGTATCTGGAGCTGCAGGCTGCTGTTCGCCAGAgggaggctgttgaggcGGAGCTGGCCGAGGTGAAGGCATGTCTGGCTAGTATTATGCATTTGGTTCAGCCTCTGCTGGCTAAGGGGTCGCCAATAG TTGGGCAGCAGCATCCTGCGCCGTTACCTTCGCCAGCTCAGACACACCATCCGTCGTtgcaccaccaacagcatGGACTAGTAGCACCAACTCGGACATCTGTGGGGTTTTCGGGGTCTGGCCCGGGCAGTGTTGCCTCTCCGGGCTCTGTCGGTACTCATGGACGATGGCATAACAGTATGTCGCCTGTGGTGACGCCCATGTGCACAGAaggtcaacaacaccagcaacatccacaccagccacaccagcttcagcaacctcaacccTCTTCCCAGGCCGGTATTCTCGCCCAGCAACGCCACGACCTCGGTCACGGGTTGGACCTAGGGTCAGACCGTCTCGGCCTCGAATTCCTCCTCGACCCGGCCCAGAAAATCGCCCGGATACATCAAaacgctgctgctgctgcttccacccagtgccatcatcaagtcCCTCTGTTGATACCACCCACACAAACCCCTTTCACGAAACCcactcaaccaccaccactaccacaacatcaaccccgagaagaagaagaagatgatgatgatgatgatgaagacttcttcaccctcccactcaactcccccccaacctgcCCCCTCGACTCAATCCTCCTAGACTTCCTCTCCGAacgccgccacctcctctccctcccctcctcgcaCGCAAACGACGTCCTCGGCCCGCCctacccctccatctcctccctcctcaacccgtcaaccccctcccaccccctatCAAAAGTTTTTACGGACATCCTCGCCCGCTTCCCCGGCCTGTCCCGTCTCCCGGAGCGCGCAGCGGTTTTGTACCTCATGTTCCTCCTCATGCGCTGGCAAGTCTCCCCCACAAGAGAAAACTGGGAGAGGATCCCGGAGTATTTTCGCCCCGGGGGGTTGCAGAGACGGAAAAGGCACCCGGCCTGGGTGGATTATATACCCTGGggagggatgagggagaggattgtACAAatgtatgatgatgatacggaggagggggggatagAGTTTGAGGATTTTTTTATTCCGTTTACTGGGACTttgagggttggttggggggaggaaggggagggggaggggggttgtgtaCTACTACGacagaaagagaaagggggggtcgcaggggtgggggatgggatggtgatTAATCCCGCTTTTGAGACGCatgtgaggaggttggagagctggagtttggggggggggtttgagaGGGCTTTtcctgggttgggggggacgTATAaattgaggagggggtga
- a CDS encoding hypothetical protein (EggNog:ENOG503P4RA; COG:S) produces MAPLREIPGFYYDEAKRKYFKIEDSKRTVLPGGAAAWGSEGEVKRRRKEVEREKGEREWKERVRRERVRRVDVGWVLGRETGREGGDGIVKEWAGGLEDRGKIKMWVNLEEGDGGVIDCFYVAGQREAQKEGRKEGEDGWEKEEDEVGEESVWVFAVLHSGGLITTLRNNYINAGDWSPEETGARLVLGTQRGVYCARGPGATAATTEMDTRRRPAKLVPPFRGDVLAVDFLHAQPQVVLAGTRSGHVCQLDTRTAPEAWDSMVFRHKSSVAHLRAVGGFDVLAAGPKNAMCIYDLRFVKAKEQKAGEKPFEPWERNTAAPAVEFPGYRNEAHIKIGLDVLTQPGYGHGVVAAAHDDCTVGLYSLRDGSRMPSGDVDKSKAPGVVKAIQFQTVASDQHPSLFVGVGSVIQKFSY; encoded by the exons ATGGCACCTCTGAGGGAGATTCCGGGGTTCTATTATG ATGAGGCCAAGAGGAAGTACTTCAAGATTGAGGATAGCAAAAGGACGGTGTTGCCTGGTGGGGCGGCTGCTTGGGGGAGCGAAGGGGAAGTGAAGAGgcggaggaaggaggtggagagggaaaagggggagagggagtggaaggagagggtgaggagggagagggttaggagggttgatgttggttgggtgttggggagggagactgggcgagaagggggtgatgggatTGTGAAGGAGTGGgctggggggttggaggataGGGGGAAGATCAAGATGTGGGTTAatctggaggagggggacggggggGTGATTGATTGTTTTTATGTGGCTGGGCAGAGGGAGGCgcagaaggaggggaggaaggagggggaggatgggtgggagaaggaggaggatgaggttggtgaggagtCGGTGTGGGTTTTTGCTG TCTTGCACAGTGGCGGCCTCATAACCACACTACGTAATAACTACATCAACGCTGGAGACTGGTCGCCTGAAGAGACCGGGGCCAGACTTGTTTTGGGAACCCAGCGTGGCGTGTATTGTGCCCGAGGTCCTGGTGCGACTGCTGCCACGACTGAAATGGACACCAGGCGTCGACCAGCGAAACTTGTGCCGCCTTTTCGGGGCGATGTACTCGCGGTTGACTTTCTTCATGCGCAGCCTCAAGTGGTCCTCGCCGGCACTCGTTCAGGTCACGTTTGTCAACTCGATACGCGGACGGCGCCGGAAGCATGGGATTCGATGGTTTTCCGCCACAAGAGCAGCGTGGCACATCTCAGGGCCGTCGGTGGCTTTGATGTCCTCGCTGCGGGACCAAAGAACGCGATGTGCATCTATGATCTTCGCTTTGTGAAAGCGAAGGAGCAGAAGGCGGGCGAGAAGCCGTTTGAGCCCTGGGAGCGAAACACTGCGGCTCCGGCGGTGGAGTTTCCTGGCTATCGCAACGAGGCACATATCAAGATTGGGCTGGATGTGCTTACGCAGCCGGGGTATGgacatggtgttgttgcggcTGCTCATGATGATTGCACGGTTGGACTGTACTCGCTACGGGATGGATCGAGGATGCCATCGGGGGATGTGGACAAGAGTAAGGcgccgggggtggtgaaggccATCCAGTTCCAGACGGTGGCTTCTGATCAGCATCCCAGTTTGTTTGTTGGCGTTGGATCGGTTATTCAAAAGTTTTCTTATTGA